One stretch of [Limnothrix rosea] IAM M-220 DNA includes these proteins:
- a CDS encoding helix-turn-helix domain-containing protein — MSVLESPKYIELITSFPPRPIKSEADYDAVQNVIDDLLDNEQITPDIQDYLNILSLLIQEYEKQAVSIPNISGLELLKGLIEEWNLKQKDLVPIFKTESIVSDVLNEKRKFTVEHLEKLGEFFNISPAAFL; from the coding sequence ATGTCAGTTCTGGAATCACCAAAATATATAGAACTTATTACGAGTTTTCCGCCGCGTCCGATTAAATCGGAAGCTGATTATGATGCTGTGCAAAATGTTATCGACGATCTTCTTGATAATGAACAGATAACACCAGACATTCAAGATTATTTGAATATACTTAGTCTTCTTATCCAAGAGTATGAAAAGCAGGCTGTTTCTATTCCCAATATTTCTGGATTAGAGTTACTCAAGGGTTTGATAGAAGAGTGGAATTTGAAACAAAAGGATTTAGTTCCAATTTTCAAAACAGAATCTATCGTTTCAGATGTATTGAATGAAAAAAGAAAGTTCACGGTAGAGCATCTAGAAAAGTTAGGAGAGTTTTTCAATATTTCTCCAGCGGCTTTTCTTTAA